The following is a genomic window from Caldisericia bacterium.
CTTTTCTTTCATACACAAATGTCAAATTTCTCTCTCTTACCTTTGTCCCATTTTTCATAACTTCTTTAACTTCTCTTTTATTTAATCTTTCTTTAAGTTTAGCCACTAAGAAGGTGTAAGCCTCTTTCTTCCTTTCCTTCTTCTTCTCTTTATAACATTTCTCCCACCGGGGGAACTCATCCTCTTCAAAAATCCATGAACTTTTC
Proteins encoded in this region:
- the rpmH gene encoding 50S ribosomal protein L34 encodes the protein MRTTYHPHKGKARKVHGFLKRMSSPGGRNVIKRRRRKGRKRLTPS